ctttctttccGCCGTCTCTCGTTGCGTTTATCAAACAAACATCACAGAGCCGAGTAATTATCTAATTCGTATTCGGGGATATTTTGAAGCGGTTTTTTCCTCTCTGCTTTTCTCGCTCTCGCGTATGTTTTGACAGATTATTATTGACAGCCGATAATACCTACTCCAGCAGCTTTTATCACTACTCACTGATTTCTTATTCTTATCAAATAACGAGCTTATTCCACAGAGACTGCATTTCCTCGATCCTCtgcccatttttttttttattcttctttttttcctcaacgGGAGTCTATTTCctaccctctctctctctctgtaatGTCTCTTATTATACCGCTGTCTCTTTCAATGGACATTAATTTGCAGGCTAGGAATTTACGCGATGATAcacttgataattttttcgactGCATGGATCGTGACAAATACTTCGTAAAATTAGTTACGAAAATAACAGGCTGGGGGAAAATAAGCGAACAATGGAAAAGGAGGTTTTCGTTCATGGCCCTCCGAGTTATCCTCCTCGTCACAATTTGTTTTACCGTAACGTCAGATCTGTAAGAGAAAAGTACGCCAAGTACAAAAtgtaacaagtttttttttctttttcttttaaccttttcaacatcaattttatatttcacttGCTTTTTCTCTCAAGTATATCGTTTTATACACGATAAACacaattagtttatttttgaCATGAAAAAGAGCCTCAATGCAAGTTACAGACCTGAAAAGCACTATGAAAACGTTAAACAGACGCTTGAAGGTTGCGCTCCGATTCCAGTAAGTCGTTTGtagaattaattttaataaaaattcatctcagaatcagaaaaaattctcgaattaTATTCGGAGTTTTAAATTTAACGTTTCGTAAAAACCACACGTCGAAATATTCTGCAGGAGAAATCGTCCGGCTCGAAATCCAGAGCAAACTATTCGGGCGACGTCTTTAAGTCATGCTCAAAAGCCCCCCACTTCCGATTCGCAAAAAACCACGACGAACTTTGCTGGAATCTTCAAGCAGTTTTGCTCGCCACTTCCATTTTGGTGTTGAGTTACAACGGAGCGCGTTACGGGCGATCGGAATACAGCCTCATGGAAAATGGGAAAACAGTCCACGGCTCTGTGCCTCCTAATCGAACCGTAGTTACCCTGAGTCTAGGATATTCTCCACCCTATTCGATACTTTCGGCGATATCAGCTGTAATGCTCCTTTACTCCCTTGTTTCTGTGAGTAATCCAGGTTTGAGCAACTTGTTGTTCCATATTCAagaacgaatgaaatattagGAACAGAGGAacaactgtttgaaaaatcccCGGCAATGTTATTGTTTAGGTCAGAGTTTGAACACTAATTGGTTAATCTGGGTGAATTTCAtaccaaacatttttcaaactcctcgTAGAGTTCAGGAATAgatttttatagttttatgGTCAAAATCATATCTGTaacaaagaggaaaaaaaaaaatttgtaaaatatttttttcccgttttATCGTAACTTTGCCGATGTCTTACGATGtttaaacaatcaattttggcTAGCAAAACTGAGAAAGCTTTTACTGCCACCCTTAAACAATacctagatatttttttttaaaattttacaactcatTGTTGAAGCAGAATATCACTTTTTTGGAGCTGGGGTCAATTTCATTCAGTGTGACAGTTATGCGATTCTATTGAGGTGTGACCAATTGGGATTACTCATTTCTTAAACATTCCTTAAATTATCGATAttgtgttattcgaatttgctcggattcattttaattatacaCAGGAAGAATATCGTTTCAACCGTCTTCGCCATCATTGATGTAAATGACATTGTTggagattttttaaacgtGGTTTTTACCCTTTTCCTCAATTTTCTATCAATGGTAACGATTTTTTACGTCCCACAAGGATTTCTCATATCTACGttgatgttaaaaatttatttgcctgaaaattgaacaatcaAAACTATCGTGGGTTTAGAAAAAAGCATCCTGGAGTCTTCCTTCTGTGGTTTTGTGCATGGCTGATCTGGTCTGCGACGTCGGTGACGCGATCGTTGCGATTTGGCTGTTTTTTGCAAGTTTGAAGATGGCTACCGCGATATTGTATACCGCTGGAACACTCGTCATAATCCGTACGTTACAttcggaaagaaaaagaaagagagagagagagagagagagagagagagagaatggaGCGACGGAGAATACTTAATTGCATAAAAACGATCGATCTTtattaaattgataaattatatttcagtCGGTGAATTTTGGGTATGGTCGGGAGTTCTGCAGCTTTACGAGCACCGTactttcaaatgaaaatactaacggtgaaatttcatcgtaCACAGTctataaattgttttaaaaaattacgcagcgtaaaaattgttgtcttctattaattattacatttgtatataatatacttataCTTTGTGacacatttctttttttttctttgttttttttttttttttttttttgtacacgtTTAAAATGAATATCATCTAACGAATTTTACACAATGTGGATACATTATTATGTAATATAGAATTATTCTTCGCGTTCtgataatttttagaaaaacttACGCACTTCTAAATACTCGTGAACCGCTCGATGTTGCTGCAAGCATTTTTCTTAAAGTCTTATTCGCTGCATCGTTATTCGTCGAAAGTATCGTAGGGCAGTTTAAATTTTCCATCGATGATGATCCTCCAGTCAGTGAGTCTAAGGGATCCAATATCTTCACTCCCGAACACCGCGAGGATCTGTAAACTCACGATTCAAATGCATTCCTACATTGAAATTTTGCTGTACGTACTAGGGCTGCGCGATTAATCGACGAATCGGTagcttcgattaatcgattagtCAACCTTTTCCATTAATCGTTATTCCAATGAATCGAAActgtcgattaatcgattaatcgatttttagATTAAAAAACCGTAGATTAATctattaatcgaaaaaaagatgaatcgaatgaaattgaaaattattgcaggttaaccctttcagtcaaaCATTTTCCAACTCAATACTTAGGCTTGCTAATCACGAATCCGAAGTCGGAATTCAATCATTTCCAAATCCAAGATGTAATCGaaaaaactatgaaaattCGACGATTCTGTCCGAAACTTGTCACTCTAGGACTTCTGGGGTTATACAAAGTTATACAAAGATCACttgaagttgtaaataaaatgtgaTAAGCCTAcgacgtggaaattttttagtcTAAAGGGTTAATATCGTCGTCGATTCTCACTTGGGGCAGAAATTGTTTATCGCCTTTTGCATCACTCTTCGTTGATCCGGGGAGCCTTTTGCCGCTATTTGCCGGATCAGGTAACCGATGAAGGCCTGACAGGGAACGGAAGCAGCCTGAACATCTCCGTTTGGCTCGATTGCAGCGACGCTGTCCTTTGCGGCGCAGGCATTCAAACCGCCATCATCCCTTTCggatttacgatttttcacatCGTTAGTGGAAACCGGTTATCGAATTCGTGACCATTTTGATTcatacgaaaattttcactcaccTGCACAGGTATTCTTTCAACGATTCCAAGTTCGGACTAAACTCCGGGTCTAATGCCACACCGGGAAAATTCCACAGCACGTACGCTCTCGCTGCCATTTCAAGCATTTCTTTACTGAGATGATTACAGACATTTGCCAATCTTGATCTGCTCCGtatgaagaaaattataaaatcggTCAAAAATGGACCGAAGATCGTCCTTccattttattgtttcaaagaAATTACCCGTTGAATAATCGTCCGATTGGCACTTCGATGTTTTTTACGTTAGCCAACGAActcgtcaattttttcctcatattTTTATCCGATGACGCTCCTTTCGTCACACGAGGTTCGGTCATGTACTGGCTTAAAAGGTTATCCAAGGATGTTGGAATCGCGTGAGAGTTTCTTCCGTCCATCATTTGACGAAGTTGATTCAACGGTTCGGTTAGATTCTTCTCGATCTCTTTCCCGGACAATAAGTTGATCAGGTAAACCTGCGTGTATGATCCGTCACGATTAGCTTCAGTATTTTCAACGATGTGAAAATGATTGTTTGTAAGTTTATTATACttggagaaaataatttattcacgaCTTACACTGAGATTTTCGTGGATTCTGGCGGTGTTCTCGATGTAACATAATTCCCTTGTATTCCACGTGCGATTTTCGTGTTTTATGAAATAAACGTTCGGCACTTCGTCGGCTTCGTTGTTTCCGGATATTCTGAATaagcggtgaaaaaaaaaaaaaaatatcaattttcaaaaggtTGGGATTTCgacaatacattttttaccatgCAAAATTTCTGCTTCAATTTTAAAGGCAGTATTCAATACGTTGATTTTCGACTTGTTTCACAGATATCGATTACCGTAATCGCagacttctttttttcctcaattttctACTTCCACATTTCGTTCTTACCGGCATTTTTCGCTCGAAGGAATTGTGAACGTCACCGTGACAATTCCGAAGAGTACAAAAGTCGCTATAACCATAAATCCAGAAACGAATGCTGCGAATACGTGGCCAGGCCATCGGCCCAGATAATTTGCAGCTCCTTTCGTCACTGCCGTTTCACATTCGGGTTGATAAAGTCTCAGGTTTTCCGAATCCAGCGACAAAACGAGAAGCGGTTTTTCCTCCTCGTATCCATCTTGGGTTtcatatgataaaatataattttttgttttttgtttaccaATTCAAGAAagtttcgatcatttttcgtTCATTAATTTGCACGCGAAATTTTAGTCGCGTTAACACCGACGTATACAACGAGAATCATTGACGAGCCGTAGTTTATAATGTGGAGCAAAACGATGGCCGATAAGCATGATCGTTTCGTGCCCGTTTCTATTATCGCGAGTTGTTTGCACCTCGTTAACATCTGCAGACGAGCCGCATTTGCGTTTCGAATAAAGCCTCATTGTATCTTGCAATATAAAAGTTACACCGGTGCAAAGGAGGAGCTAACAACTTGTTTACGTTGAGCTGATTTCACACTGTACACCGTATTACGATATTTTTCCCTCTCACttaatttcaatgatattAACGAGCAACTGCGTCTAATTAAATTGTCTAACGCGTTCAAACAATAACGACGCGTTTAACCGAGGATGAAATTTGGTgtgtcaaatttgaattttattcttttccacATGTCTCGGCTATTTCttgatcgatgaaaaatatcgtataCACTTTTCAAATAGTTCATCTTTCGTAAACACTAATTACGATTCGCTGAGGTACTTACGTTTCGACTTGTTAATCATGGCGTTGATCACAAAGCGGGTAAAAATGCACCTACACTACCTTTTGTCCGCCGTCAAAGTTGCAGTGCCGCGTCTATAATCTCACTGTCAGCATTTCGCAATGAGAAAGTATATATGCGTTTATACCAATGCCTGTCTGTGTATTCATACGagtacatttatatatataatatacgtatagtacATAATGTTTTACCCGTCCGATGGAAGTCGTTGCATGAGTGTATCGCCGTATTTCGAAAAGACTGTTGACCGCCGCAGAAATAGATAATACGATGTATACAATAATTGTTAATTCGTGATATTAACGCGGGGAATTGGCCCgatttttcttatcatttaAAAAGTCGTACCGATTTCGACCGATCGGATGATTCGAAATTCCATATCTACTACTTCATTCATTAGTTATGGATAAAATTGTTAGGTTATAACGTATATTTTCTTACTTCCAAAAAACAAGATATTGTAACGATCACAGCTCGCGAAGTTTCGCGCGACTCGTTTTTTCTCGTCCCCATTTTATTCATATcgtctttgttttttcactgCAATTAAAATACATTCCTCGCTACAAGGCGGCGTCGATTCAGCTGACTCCTCGTTATACTTtcatacgtatacatttatTAGATCAGCTGTATCATTGACAACAAAGTAACAAAATTGTCAACGAAAACGAatcgacatatttttatttatacatttctaATAGATccgtttattttgttttataccgatttaaaattgaatattttggaATCTGTATCGTGCAAAATAGTTGGACTTGAAGTCCGACGGACACGTAATGTGAAGAAATGTAAAAGCCTATCGTTCGTTAATCACTATTATTCGTTCTAATATAAATTCATGTGGGATCTCATTTGGGCCAGATGAAGAGGGAAGAATGAATTGTGAAACAACATTGCTTAGTAGTTGAAGTTTTtcgtattttgtttattaaaaacaaaaatttctgtaGCGCATATTATGGGGCGTtgtcaaagttccgaatttcAAAAGTTCCGAAGGCgcagaattccgaattttttcgcgacgaaacttaaagtaaagaaacaaaacttcGAGGaatcgtcaaagtttcgaatggtcagAAAACCGACGGCTCAAAtttccgaaatgcaagattgcgaaaagtaaagttacgatagagcaaaattTCGACAAGCAAAAATTCCAATAGGGCAAGAAACTTGAAACAAagtttactgaaaattttatgtactACAAATTTGGTTCACACCATTCTCAATGTTTCAATAACCATTAACTATATATTTAGCAATAACCGTGTTAAAGAAAGTTTGACGcgctataaataaaaacctatacattatacagaaaaaagttTGTAATAAAACTTATAggaaattttatcatacaCAAAATCTGTTGTTACTACATTTTTGTCGGGTGCtagtaaaaaatcagaaattccaaaaatcaGAATGGTCTGCATGAAAACAGTCTcacgatggctcattttactCCTTATtcttttcgcactttcggaattttgtcTTTTCGGTATTTTctcctttcggaactttgagcgtcggattttcgaccattcgaaagtttgatgtttcgtcaaagttttgtttctttactttaagtttcgccCCGAAAACATTCGAGATTCtccgctttcggaacttttagGATAacatatcatatatatataaatatgtatatatatttgaaataaattgatctTGTCTTCCTCCGTAACggtaatcgaattttttttcattcgttttccATTGTTTTTCCATctaatattcatatatatatatatatattatatacatatacctatatatgtggTGTGcatatttatgcatataataCGCATTACAGAATTACTACGTTGTAGTAACAACCGATTGTAAAATTATGATTTGTTTCTGTCGGGGGAATGACTATTATAAATACAtgatacattatatgtatacagtatgtaggatgtatatgtatattatatacgtataccctAGATTATACATACTAATTAAAAATTAGGCTATTGTCATATCTTCTGTACGACGTGTtacgtatttttattatataagaataaatattgaCTAAGTTTcgggttgaaaataataatattattaatatttttccttttttctttttttttttctttcttttcaattaatattattaaacgACCCTTGTCACACGAAATAATTATACGTTTTCCAAATTCTTCTATTATACACGTTATTTACACTCTATTACAATTCACCGGTTTCGTTTCAACAGTATACAATTAATTTCACATACATACTTACAGTTATAGTGCAACTGGTATCGATTCATATTATATCGCGCATACAAATATCGGTGTTTATTAAAtgtatatcaaatttttatacaacctTTGGAAAACTTGAATTTAATCGTTCTCATTATaaatatcgtatatatataatattcgatGATTATTCGTGTTCCGTTTTTCCTTCAATATACAGTTCCGAAGGAATGCATTTGCGGGCTTGTTGGTCCTTATGCGTATAGATAGTATATTGCACATCGAacatatacatagatatataacaatgataataataacaataataataataataatacatacgtatatataatatacaagatgacacgatattttatacactcGGGAAAGTTAACCGACCGGCGGttaataattctcaatttgtttattgtttataCATCGTTAAAAGATGCTTAGATATTTAgttgataattttcttttatacacGATTCCTCGATAACTGGAATATTTAATTAACACACTCATCCTACCATTTCTTGGTAAAAGTTCTTCAAAGTCCTTTTCTAGAATGTCGCGGACGGTCTATTATGCCCTCTAACTCTGATAGCGATTGTTcgtcgaaaattaaaaaaaaataatgaaagaataGATTTTTATGAGAAAAGACAGAACTGACAGAAGACAGAAGACTGACAGAAACTTTAAACACTCACCGgactgaagttggtaacgttaattgtaacgaaatgttgaaattaaaattatcgtgttctttttttttttttttctaatttccaaGATTTGAACACACTttgctttttaaaaataaatcatttaatTTGAGACGATCCTAAAGTTgcgaaataatgataaaaaaaaaaaaaaaaaaggaaaaaaatcgttcgttACATcaacgttacgaacttcaaaCTCTTAAACACTCGTGTAAGATACATTCTGTTTGGCTAAAGTGACGCCGGTCTTACCGGGCAAAACTACGAGCGGAGTGTTAACTTTGGACGAGGAATCGCTGTCGGAAGAGCTGCTCCCACTTCCGGGACGTGACGTGGTAGTTTCGGCATTCACATCCTGGAGCTGAGCGTGTTCGTAGCTTCTTCTGTTCCTCGCGATAACTGAGCTTGCCGGAAGTTTAAGGTCCCGTCTTACCGCCTCGGGACTTGAGAGGACAACCGAACCCTCAACGATGCCCGATTCGGGCGACATTTCGGACGGCGATGACAAGTAGGTTGCCAACGCGACCTGGTGAAGGTTCGGAGGTTCGTTTTTCGGCCCAACCGGTCCCTCGATCTCGATCTCAACCTCCTTTTTCGCACTATCGTCCTTCCTTCGTCTCGATTTCGCGTCCCTCGTCTCCTTGGAACCCTTGACCACCGAAGTGTTCCGCTtggtcgtcgtcgtcgtcgtcaggAGCTCCTTGCTTCCGTGTTGAAATCGCGAACCGATCAGGTTCTCTCTGCTACCGATGTTCAGGTTCCTCGTGCTGCCGTGCAAACTTTCCGCCTTTTCAAAATTCGGTTGGTTATGGCGTTTTGAACCGCTCAAATTCCTCCGCGAACCGTTCAGAGAACGCTTATCTTCCTCTTGGTTCGAGTGAAGGTTTCTGCTGCTCAGATTCCTCCGCGATCCGTTTAACGATCGCTTCTCAGCTTCGTCCGACGACGGATTGTACCTGACGAAGTGTCGACGACCAGAAATTAGCGGTCTGCTAGCCTCGAGGATCTCGAGGTTCTTCTTACTACCGAATTGTCGCATCGTCAGGAAACTCTCGTCCCTTGAAAGATTATTCGAATCTTCTTCGTACACTATCTCACGACTGTTCTTCAGTATCTCCCTGTTCACGGAGTCCGGTAGTTGGTGAAGATCGTCCTCGTCGATTACCTCAATCGCGTCCAAATCACCCTCTTGGTTCTTGTAATGATGATTTGGTTCCCGGTGCGGATTAGCCggctgatgatgatgatgatgattatgtTGCTGGGACGCTATCGAGTTATCTCTGTAAATACTTCGCCCGATTGCACTGTCCTCTAAACTGTTATCGCTTTTCGTACTTTCCGCGTGTACCAATCGGTGTCCGGGTGCTCTTATTCCCGTCTGTGCGTTAACGATGTGCCCACCCTGCATATTATTCTCTTGATAATTCTCAATCAAGAGTCCGTCTTCGTCGACGAGGTaacctgaaaaatttctctcgtattccggaaaaatattctcaacaaTATCAACTGCGATTTAGACCAGCACcgatttttcactctttcCAAAAGAGGAATTTctgtgtttttgtttttgtctttattttattattattattattatttttatttttttttcactcaatcACCAGAAACCTCGTGCATCCTTGTTAAACTTAGTGTACcataatatttgtatatgtatagtgaaTGTAGTATGATCGGACATTGTATACGGCGTATCGAGTAAtgaagtgagagagagagagagagagagagagagagagaaagaggaaagtTAACGGGACTTAAACAccaataaccaaaaaaagaaaaaaaaaaaaaaaagaaaagaggacCAAATTGAATCATGCGTACGTAAGAAAAGTGAGGAAATTGACCGGATATTATTTGTGTATATCTATACTTGATAGTTTTtcccaagaaaaaaatatttatgcataGACAGTCGGACATTAACGGACGTGCGACGAAAAACAAACTATGACAGTATTCACCTgacacatacatgtataattgttTTGTAATACTCTCCAGGACATTGTTTCCTTCTTTCCGCCATCTGATTAGGAcatcgtttttcttcttctcagaTTCACATTAAACATTGTACAACGTTACCATTACGATATAAATAGCGATGCGACGGCACAACCAATCAAAGCGATATCGCGTGGAAAATTGTTTCTCGTTTATTAGACGTTGATCCTTTTATCCTCAAGACCGACCAGCGTTCTCCCAATCGATTGAAAAAGTTCGACGTTGACAAAGGGACACGGAGTGTGACACGTACGGGAAACGCTAACGGGTTTGCGACAAAGACATTCATGTGTATATTGATTCCCCGTCCGTTACAACGTGTGCGTGAAGAGATCGTTTTGTGTTTCAATTATCAGGCGGTTCAGTGATCACTGGTATCTCTAGGTGAAGTCTCGGTTGATCCTGGCTTGGCACTAGCCGTGTTCCGGAATTAGGGTCCAGGTGAAAAGCCTGCGTGACGACAGCTGGGGCTGTTCTTGGCTCGCTTGGAACCTTCCGCATACCACCACCGGCATCTGCGATACCAGCGTCAATAACAGTCAGACACCATAAGGATACAACCAATTAAACACCCAGTAAAGCGTAAACACGTTTTAAGCATTGCAGCGATAAGAACAAGCGGGTGGGAGAACGCAGAGAGTGAAGATTGTCGGATGAAGCACCTTGGGGTTAGTTTTTGTAAACGCGCATGCGAGGTTTGGAAACCATCTGGCTGTAGTGGATAGAGTGTTGGTGTTAGTGTCACCGAAGTGTCGTTGGTGTGGATTTTGATCGACTTACCGCCGCCGTGTCGAAGGTCGTCTTGCACCCTGTAGAACTCGGCCAGTTCCCTGCCGGAGCATAACGGAGTGTCGACTTGGACGGTGCTGTTGAACAGTGAGTAGTCGACCTCGTATCCCTGTCGCTCCTTGGAGTAGCTGACCATTGGTTCGAACCTGTGACCCCAGAGTATTTCCTGAGGAAGGTAGGAGGACCTGGCCTGGGTCGTTTGACCGGTGGACTCGATGGTGCCCTCGAGTATGACCACGACCTCGAAGCGTTCGGTCAGCATGTTCTCAGCCGACATGTTGTAGAGCGGCGATTCGGCCTGTATCCTGTGGACGATG
This is a stretch of genomic DNA from Neodiprion fabricii isolate iyNeoFabr1 chromosome 2, iyNeoFabr1.1, whole genome shotgun sequence. It encodes these proteins:
- the LOC124176324 gene encoding uncharacterized protein LOC124176324 isoform X2, with protein sequence MSTNGGIPNSNSNGQCYSPDSGDEQNLIPRWAQTPIIVGVPKSPNASFRSRSRYRAGPVRKIRRRAVLKNGECNVLQSRISRRSLRFLQDIFTTLVDTQWRWTLLCFTLSFLLSWLGFAVIWWLIAFTHGDFDEKHLPGVQVENKWTPCIYNVVSFTSCFLFSIETQHTIGYGSRATSEECPEAIFVMCIQSIAGVMIQAFMVGIVFAKMTRPKQRTQTLLFSRNAVICQRDGELCLMFRVGDMRKSHIIGATIRAQIIRSRTTKEGEFLSQHQQELTVGADGNDSDLFFIWPMTIVHRIQAESPLYNMSAENMLTERFEVVVILEGTIESTGQTTQARSSYLPQEILWGHRFEPMVSYSKERQGYEVDYSLFNSTVQVDTPLCSGRELAEFYRVQDDLRHGGGYLVDEDGLLIENYQENNMQGGHIVNAQTGIRAPGHRLVHAESTKSDNSLEDSAIGRSIYRDNSIASQQHNHHHHHQPANPHREPNHHYKNQEGDLDAIEVIDEDDLHQLPDSVNREILKNSREIVYEEDSNNLSRDESFLTMRQFGSKKNLEILEASRPLISGRRHFVRYNPSSDEAEKRSLNGSRRNLSSRNLHSNQEEDKRSLNGSRRNLSGSKRHNQPNFEKAESLHGSTRNLNIGSRENLIGSRFQHGSKELLTTTTTTKRNTSVVKGSKETRDAKSRRRKDDSAKKEVEIEIEGPVGPKNEPPNLHQVALATYLSSPSEMSPESGIVEGSVVLSSPEAVRRDLKLPASSVIARNRRSYEHAQLQDVNAETTTSRPGSGSSSSDSDSSSKVNTPLVVLPGKTGVTLAKQNVSYTSV
- the LOC124176324 gene encoding uncharacterized protein LOC124176324 isoform X3; the protein is MTAETLACISDDSPTPLILGLHACRKSSPSSLRKSPPITRPRSRPSWSRYRAGPVRKIRRRAVLKNGECNVLQSRISRRSLRFLQDIFTTLVDTQWRWTLLCFTLSFLLSWLGFAVIWWLIAFTHGDFDEKHLPGVQVENKWTPCIYNVVSFTSCFLFSIETQHTIGYGSRATSEECPEAIFVMCIQSIAGVMIQAFMVGIVFAKMTRPKQRTQTLLFSRNAVICQRDGELCLMFRVGDMRKSHIIGATIRAQIIRSRTTKEGEFLSQHQQELTVGADGNDSDLFFIWPMTIVHRIQAESPLYNMSAENMLTERFEVVVILEGTIESTGQTTQARSSYLPQEILWGHRFEPMVSYSKERQGYEVDYSLFNSTVQVDTPLCSGRELAEFYRVQDDLRHGGGYLVDEDGLLIENYQENNMQGGHIVNAQTGIRAPGHRLVHAESTKSDNSLEDSAIGRSIYRDNSIASQQHNHHHHHQPANPHREPNHHYKNQEGDLDAIEVIDEDDLHQLPDSVNREILKNSREIVYEEDSNNLSRDESFLTMRQFGSKKNLEILEASRPLISGRRHFVRYNPSSDEAEKRSLNGSRRNLSSRNLHSNQEEDKRSLNGSRRNLSGSKRHNQPNFEKAESLHGSTRNLNIGSRENLIGSRFQHGSKELLTTTTTTKRNTSVVKGSKETRDAKSRRRKDDSAKKEVEIEIEGPVGPKNEPPNLHQVALATYLSSPSEMSPESGIVEGSVVLSSPEAVRRDLKLPASSVIARNRRSYEHAQLQDVNAETTTSRPGSGSSSSDSDSSSKVNTPLVVLPGKTGVTLAKQNVSYTSV
- the LOC124176324 gene encoding uncharacterized protein LOC124176324 isoform X1, yielding MEEPSQKLFRLPGTIEEEEEREMEILQERGDNQSGNHLQPRCESPLLSMPQRIPTVPSLPKNITLVRVSTQSSSIGGGMGRQDSARSRYRAGPVRKIRRRAVLKNGECNVLQSRISRRSLRFLQDIFTTLVDTQWRWTLLCFTLSFLLSWLGFAVIWWLIAFTHGDFDEKHLPGVQVENKWTPCIYNVVSFTSCFLFSIETQHTIGYGSRATSEECPEAIFVMCIQSIAGVMIQAFMVGIVFAKMTRPKQRTQTLLFSRNAVICQRDGELCLMFRVGDMRKSHIIGATIRAQIIRSRTTKEGEFLSQHQQELTVGADGNDSDLFFIWPMTIVHRIQAESPLYNMSAENMLTERFEVVVILEGTIESTGQTTQARSSYLPQEILWGHRFEPMVSYSKERQGYEVDYSLFNSTVQVDTPLCSGRELAEFYRVQDDLRHGGGYLVDEDGLLIENYQENNMQGGHIVNAQTGIRAPGHRLVHAESTKSDNSLEDSAIGRSIYRDNSIASQQHNHHHHHQPANPHREPNHHYKNQEGDLDAIEVIDEDDLHQLPDSVNREILKNSREIVYEEDSNNLSRDESFLTMRQFGSKKNLEILEASRPLISGRRHFVRYNPSSDEAEKRSLNGSRRNLSSRNLHSNQEEDKRSLNGSRRNLSGSKRHNQPNFEKAESLHGSTRNLNIGSRENLIGSRFQHGSKELLTTTTTTKRNTSVVKGSKETRDAKSRRRKDDSAKKEVEIEIEGPVGPKNEPPNLHQVALATYLSSPSEMSPESGIVEGSVVLSSPEAVRRDLKLPASSVIARNRRSYEHAQLQDVNAETTTSRPGSGSSSSDSDSSSKVNTPLVVLPGKTGVTLAKQNVSYTSV
- the LOC124176326 gene encoding uncharacterized protein LOC124176326; this encodes MINKSKHGYEEEKPLLVLSLDSENLRLYQPECETAVTKGAANYLGRWPGHVFAAFVSGFMVIATFVLFGIVTVTFTIPSSEKCRISGNNEADEVPNVYFIKHENRTWNTRELCYIENTARIHENLSVYLINLLSGKEIEKNLTEPLNQLRQMMDGRNSHAIPTSLDNLLSQYMTEPRVTKGASSDKNMRKKLTSSLANVKNIEVPIGRLFNGSRLANVCNHLSKEMLEMAARAYVLWNFPGVALDPEFSPNLESLKEYLCRDDGGLNACAAKDSVAAIEPNGDVQAASVPCQAFIGYLIRQIAAKGSPDQRRVMQKAINNFCPKSSRCSGVKILDPLDSLTGGSSSMENLNCPTILSTNNDAANKTLRKMLAATSSGSRVFRSA
- the LOC124176324 gene encoding uncharacterized protein LOC124176324 isoform X4; translation: MLAGNRARLAFGNHPRLHAQGVVRAGWFIERRSRYRAGPVRKIRRRAVLKNGECNVLQSRISRRSLRFLQDIFTTLVDTQWRWTLLCFTLSFLLSWLGFAVIWWLIAFTHGDFDEKHLPGVQVENKWTPCIYNVVSFTSCFLFSIETQHTIGYGSRATSEECPEAIFVMCIQSIAGVMIQAFMVGIVFAKMTRPKQRTQTLLFSRNAVICQRDGELCLMFRVGDMRKSHIIGATIRAQIIRSRTTKEGEFLSQHQQELTVGADGNDSDLFFIWPMTIVHRIQAESPLYNMSAENMLTERFEVVVILEGTIESTGQTTQARSSYLPQEILWGHRFEPMVSYSKERQGYEVDYSLFNSTVQVDTPLCSGRELAEFYRVQDDLRHGGGYLVDEDGLLIENYQENNMQGGHIVNAQTGIRAPGHRLVHAESTKSDNSLEDSAIGRSIYRDNSIASQQHNHHHHHQPANPHREPNHHYKNQEGDLDAIEVIDEDDLHQLPDSVNREILKNSREIVYEEDSNNLSRDESFLTMRQFGSKKNLEILEASRPLISGRRHFVRYNPSSDEAEKRSLNGSRRNLSSRNLHSNQEEDKRSLNGSRRNLSGSKRHNQPNFEKAESLHGSTRNLNIGSRENLIGSRFQHGSKELLTTTTTTKRNTSVVKGSKETRDAKSRRRKDDSAKKEVEIEIEGPVGPKNEPPNLHQVALATYLSSPSEMSPESGIVEGSVVLSSPEAVRRDLKLPASSVIARNRRSYEHAQLQDVNAETTTSRPGSGSSSSDSDSSSKVNTPLVVLPGKTGVTLAKQNVSYTSV